The following coding sequences are from one Nicotiana tabacum cultivar K326 chromosome 1, ASM71507v2, whole genome shotgun sequence window:
- the LOC107808727 gene encoding uncharacterized protein LOC107808727 isoform X1, producing MEALAKLERVQTRLLKRLSNLESSLLSQHFSQNLSLSTSSTTEDRLSGTLRANGVVDFSFKRVPSDYYDWPLKSHRDIVSVASIQHLCKSIVLSSFHVIMQVNTQAASNIIDCSDRNNSKYYVVVVQYAARFNAESVKNFPYTLNESKIAKKKFNMRLAPEETSVKLIGYEHNAVTCIGMKTNIPVPGLPHLDGKWTNWYTLEFHTGVAVTMSMK from the exons ATGGAAGCATTGGCAAAGCTGGAGAGAGTCCAGACTCGACTCCTCAAACGCCTATCGAACCTCGAAtcttctcttctctctcaacATTTCTCTCAAAACCTCTCTCTATCAACTTCCTCCACCACCGAAGATCGCCTTTCCGGCACTCTTCGCGCCAACGGCGTCGTCGATTTCAGCTTCAAACGCGTCCCCTCTGATTACTATGATTGGCCGCTCAAATCTCATCGTGATATTGTCAGTGTCGCATCCATTCAACATCTCTGCAAAAGCATTGTTCTG TCTTCATTCCATGTAATAATGCAGGTAAATACTCAAGCCGCATCCAATATTATTGATTGTAGTGATCGTAACAATTCAAAATACTATGTTGTCGTTGTACAG TATGCAGCTCGATTTAATGCTGAGTCTGTAAAGAATTTTCCGTACACTCTCAATGAGAGCAAGATAGCCAAGAAGAAATTCAACA TGAGGCTGGCTCCTGAGGAAACATCAGTAAAGCTGATTGGTTATGAGCACAATGCAGTCACATGTATTGGCATGAAAACCAACATACCG GTCCCCGGTCTACCACATTTAGATGGAAAGTGGACTAATTG gtacacactcgAATTTCACACTGGTGTAGCAGTAACAATGAGTATGAAATGA
- the LOC107808727 gene encoding uncharacterized protein LOC107808727 isoform X2, translated as MEALAKLERVQTRLLKRLSNLESSLLSQHFSQNLSLSTSSTTEDRLSGTLRANGVVDFSFKRVPSDYYDWPLKSHRDIVSVASIQHLCKSIVLSSFHVIMQVNTQAASNIIDCSDRNNSKYYVVVVQYAARFNAESVKNFPYTLNESKIAKKKFNMRLAPEETSVKLIGYEHNAVTCIGMKTNIPVPGLPHLDGKWTN; from the exons ATGGAAGCATTGGCAAAGCTGGAGAGAGTCCAGACTCGACTCCTCAAACGCCTATCGAACCTCGAAtcttctcttctctctcaacATTTCTCTCAAAACCTCTCTCTATCAACTTCCTCCACCACCGAAGATCGCCTTTCCGGCACTCTTCGCGCCAACGGCGTCGTCGATTTCAGCTTCAAACGCGTCCCCTCTGATTACTATGATTGGCCGCTCAAATCTCATCGTGATATTGTCAGTGTCGCATCCATTCAACATCTCTGCAAAAGCATTGTTCTG TCTTCATTCCATGTAATAATGCAGGTAAATACTCAAGCCGCATCCAATATTATTGATTGTAGTGATCGTAACAATTCAAAATACTATGTTGTCGTTGTACAG TATGCAGCTCGATTTAATGCTGAGTCTGTAAAGAATTTTCCGTACACTCTCAATGAGAGCAAGATAGCCAAGAAGAAATTCAACA TGAGGCTGGCTCCTGAGGAAACATCAGTAAAGCTGATTGGTTATGAGCACAATGCAGTCACATGTATTGGCATGAAAACCAACATACCG GTCCCCGGTCTACCACATTTAGATGGAAAGTGGACTAATTG A
- the LOC107808727 gene encoding uncharacterized protein LOC107808727 isoform X3: MEALAKLERVQTRLLKRLSNLESSLLSQHFSQNLSLSTSSTTEDRLSGTLRANGVVDFSFKRVPSDYYDWPLKSHRDIVSVASIQHLCKSIVLSSFHVIMQYAARFNAESVKNFPYTLNESKIAKKKFNMRLAPEETSVKLIGYEHNAVTCIGMKTNIPVPGLPHLDGKWTNWYTLEFHTGVAVTMSMK, encoded by the exons ATGGAAGCATTGGCAAAGCTGGAGAGAGTCCAGACTCGACTCCTCAAACGCCTATCGAACCTCGAAtcttctcttctctctcaacATTTCTCTCAAAACCTCTCTCTATCAACTTCCTCCACCACCGAAGATCGCCTTTCCGGCACTCTTCGCGCCAACGGCGTCGTCGATTTCAGCTTCAAACGCGTCCCCTCTGATTACTATGATTGGCCGCTCAAATCTCATCGTGATATTGTCAGTGTCGCATCCATTCAACATCTCTGCAAAAGCATTGTTCTG TCTTCATTCCATGTAATAATGCAG TATGCAGCTCGATTTAATGCTGAGTCTGTAAAGAATTTTCCGTACACTCTCAATGAGAGCAAGATAGCCAAGAAGAAATTCAACA TGAGGCTGGCTCCTGAGGAAACATCAGTAAAGCTGATTGGTTATGAGCACAATGCAGTCACATGTATTGGCATGAAAACCAACATACCG GTCCCCGGTCTACCACATTTAGATGGAAAGTGGACTAATTG gtacacactcgAATTTCACACTGGTGTAGCAGTAACAATGAGTATGAAATGA